The Mesomycoplasma ovipneumoniae genome includes a region encoding these proteins:
- a CDS encoding Mbov_0395 family pilin-like conjugal transfer protein, giving the protein MYFLSLFQDTKVGGELSTLATTLQNWIKYLTQIGMPVVGGILVAAIVFFATMLSISHDVEKRDKWKKALIWSSIGFVIILVALGLSTVIISVASSAATGGVKG; this is encoded by the coding sequence ATGTATTTTTTAAGTTTATTTCAAGACACAAAAGTTGGAGGCGAGTTATCAACTCTTGCAACTACGTTGCAAAATTGAATAAAATATCTGACTCAAATAGGAATGCCTGTTGTTGGCGGAATTTTAGTTGCAGCAATTGTCTTTTTTGCAACAATGCTTTCAATTTCCCACGATGTTGAAAAGCGTGATAAGTGAAAAAAAGCATTAATTTGGTCTTCAATTGGATTTGTGATCATTCTAGTTGCTCTTGGATTATCAACAGTAATAATTTCTGTTGCAAGTTCAGCCGCAACTGGCGGAGTTAAAGGGTAA